In a genomic window of Candidatus Cloacimonadota bacterium:
- a CDS encoding GIY-YIG nuclease family protein, whose product MLFGRGMYYTYIIRSISNLKKTYIGFTADINERLKSLESDLRRKISL is encoded by the coding sequence TTGCTTTTCGGGAGGGGAATGTATTACACTTATATAATTAGAAGTATATCGAATTTAAAGAAAACTTATATTGGATTTACTGCTGACATTAATGAAAGATTAAAATCTTTAGAATCAGATTTGCGAAGAAAAATATCTTTATAA
- a CDS encoding thermonuclease family protein, whose amino-acid sequence MKKYFLLIFGILIIIILILIFTSNMNITSFLKNDVISRKIVDSLNIKKDEVAEITKENDKIEQLKIPSKSHPKKIDKQNKEVKDNLATLEKETKKPSAKNEKRLPPPNNSKGNVMRVIDGDTAEIFVDGFLYVVRYLMIDTPELHSKFKDVEPFAKEACEFNKRLVEGKTVILEKDKTEFDKYGRLLRYVYLDSIMINLELIRCGLAEILFIKPDVKHYSLFAEIQSDAQEKKLGIWSIREFPKEKHIKKEKDDSDTLNAKKKYEQKMKNLQKLNEPKIVISKIFFDGIVPRVESDEYIEIKNNGEIDVCLQGWQINAGNSKQNFVFAEDFILAAGKSCRIYTNEIHPESGGFSFKSKRAIWKNSGDIGYLIDNKNQLADKWKY is encoded by the coding sequence ATGAAAAAATATTTTTTGTTAATTTTTGGGATACTCATTATTATAATTTTAATCCTCATTTTTACTTCTAATATGAACATCACTTCTTTTTTGAAAAATGACGTGATATCAAGAAAAATTGTGGATAGTCTTAACATAAAAAAAGATGAGGTTGCAGAAATCACAAAAGAAAACGACAAAATCGAGCAATTAAAAATTCCTTCAAAATCACATCCAAAAAAGATAGATAAACAGAATAAGGAAGTAAAAGATAATCTTGCTACATTAGAAAAAGAAACAAAAAAACCTTCCGCTAAAAACGAGAAGAGATTACCACCACCAAATAACTCAAAGGGAAATGTGATGCGTGTAATCGATGGTGATACCGCAGAAATTTTCGTGGATGGATTTCTTTATGTGGTTCGTTATCTAATGATAGACACCCCAGAATTACACAGTAAATTTAAAGATGTAGAACCTTTTGCAAAAGAGGCTTGCGAATTCAACAAAAGATTAGTTGAAGGAAAAACAGTTATTCTTGAAAAAGATAAAACGGAATTTGATAAATATGGTAGATTACTGCGTTATGTCTATTTAGATTCAATTATGATAAATCTTGAATTAATTAGGTGTGGTTTAGCAGAAATTTTGTTTATAAAACCCGATGTAAAACATTATTCTTTGTTTGCTGAAATTCAGTCTGATGCTCAAGAAAAGAAATTAGGTATTTGGAGTATTCGTGAATTTCCAAAAGAAAAACATATCAAAAAAGAAAAAGATGATTCTGACACTTTGAATGCCAAAAAAAAATATGAACAAAAAATGAAAAATCTTCAAAAACTTAACGAACCCAAAATAGTAATTTCTAAAATTTTTTTTGATGGAATTGTGCCCAGAGTAGAAAGTGATGAATATATCGAAATAAAAAATAATGGTGAAATAGATGTTTGTTTGCAAGGTTGGCAAATCAATGCAGGAAATTCCAAACAGAATTTTGTTTTTGCAGAAGATTTTATATTAGCAGCAGGAAAATCATGTAGAATTTATACGAACGAAATTCATCCAGAATCCGGTGGTTTTAGCTTTAAAAGTAAACGGGCAATTTGGAAAAATTCCGGTGATATTGGTTACTTGATAGATAATAAAAATCAACTGGCGGACAAGTGGAAATATTGA